The Leucoraja erinacea ecotype New England chromosome 22, Leri_hhj_1, whole genome shotgun sequence genome includes a region encoding these proteins:
- the LOC129707709 gene encoding troponin I, slow skeletal muscle-like yields MTVYLLNSYLIFQQYEEEAIEEEEETEEVDEPEPEPEPEPEPPKPAPPQHVAPLSRPHHEVIPKKSSKISASRKLHLKILMLSRAKEDLEREIDERYEEKEKFLAERVPPLNFSSLSLTDLQNLCTELHQKIEIVDEERYDIEFKASKNSYEIQDLSLKILDLRGKFKRPPLRRVRVSADAMLRALLGSKHKVSMDLRANLKSVKKDDTEKDRNAEVSDWRKNVAAKSGMEGRKKMFDAASTQ; encoded by the exons ATGACAGTTTACCTGCTCAATAGTTATTTGATATTTCAACAGTATGAAGAGGAAGCCattgaggaggaggaagagactgaAGAAGTTGATGAGCCTGAGCCTGAACCTGAGCCCGAACCAGAGCCGCCAAAACCAGCCCCTCCTCAACATGTTGCCCCTCTCTCAAGGCCTCATCATGAGGTTATTCCTAAA AAAAGTAGTAAGATCTCAGCATCTCGCAAACTCCACCTGAAG ATACTAATGCTTTCCAGAGCCAAGGAAGATCTGGAAAGAGAAATCGATGAACGGTATGAGGAGAAGGAAAAGTTCCTGGCAGAACGAGTGCCTCCTCTCAACTTCAGCAGCCTCTCCCTCACAGACCTGCAG AATTTGTGCACAGAACTCCATCAAAAAATTGAGATTGTTGATGAAGAAAGGTACGACATTGAGTTTAAAGCTAGCAAGAACAGCTACGAG ATTCAAGATCTGTCCCTGAAAATTCTTGATCTTCGAGGGAAGTTCAAGCGACCTCCCTTGCGTAGGGTCCGTGTCTCCGCTGATGCCATGTTGCGTGCTTTGTTGGGATCCAAGCACAAGGTGTCGATGGACCTAAGAGCCAACCTGAAGTCGGTCAAAAAGGATGATACAGAAAAG GATCGGAATGCTGAAGTCAGTGACTGGCGTAAGAATGTGGCAGCCAAGTCGGGAATGGAGGGCAGGAAGAAGATGTTTGATGCTGCCAGCACCCA GTAA